In Burkholderia sp. NRF60-BP8, a single window of DNA contains:
- a CDS encoding DUF1993 domain-containing protein, whose protein sequence is MSISMYQASLPVLIRGLTNLQHILGKAQAHAAEKQIDPSVFVGARLYPDMLPLVRQVYIATDTAKGCAARLAGVDIPSYPDVEQTFDELYARIQKTIDYLKSFDAAQIDGSETRQVVLKMRVGPIEFTGQSYLLNFVLPNFFFHVTTAYDILRHSGVELGKLDYLGGRNEHA, encoded by the coding sequence ATGTCCATCTCCATGTACCAGGCTTCGCTGCCCGTCCTGATCCGCGGCCTCACCAACCTGCAACACATCCTCGGCAAGGCGCAGGCCCATGCGGCCGAAAAGCAGATCGACCCGTCGGTATTCGTCGGCGCACGCCTCTATCCGGACATGCTGCCGCTCGTCCGCCAGGTCTACATCGCGACCGACACGGCCAAGGGCTGCGCCGCGCGGCTCGCCGGCGTCGACATCCCGAGCTACCCGGACGTCGAGCAGACCTTCGACGAGCTGTATGCGCGCATCCAGAAGACGATCGACTACCTGAAAAGCTTCGACGCCGCGCAGATCGACGGCAGCGAGACGCGCCAGGTCGTGCTGAAGATGCGCGTCGGGCCGATCGAATTCACCGGCCAGTCGTATCTGCTGAATTTCGTGCTCCCCAACTTCTTCTTCCACGTGACCACCGCGTACGACATCCTGCGCCATAGCGGCGTCGAACTCGGCAAGCTGGACTACCTCGGTGGGCGCAACGAGCACGCGTGA
- a CDS encoding Bcr/CflA family multidrug efflux MFS transporter: protein MSHVVRRRPDARLILLLGALAACGPIATDMYLPSLPSIAAGFSVSPGAAQRTLTSFMAGFSIGMLLYGPLSDTWGRRPVLLGGIALFTLASVGCFVSGSIDMLIVVRFLQALGAGAASVLARAIARDAHEPSDAAKVLSMVAIVTAVGPLLAPLIGGQILRFAGWRGVFVVLAVFGAICATTAYLRVPETWPKERRKSAAVLASFASYGRILSDPVAWGHMLCGGMAFASMFSYITATPFVYIEYFHVSPQHYGLLFGLNVVGIMIGNFANTRLVGRVGSLRIIAAASLVSCVASLAVALVALTGWGGLWSIVVCLFFVVGVVGILSANCTTDLMHRYPHNAGASAAVFGAMQLALGALASVAIGVLADGTPFAMGVTIGVSGLLCFAGRYLVLRWHGRPVKAGA from the coding sequence ATGTCCCACGTCGTCCGGCGCCGGCCCGATGCCCGGCTGATCCTGTTGCTCGGCGCGCTCGCTGCCTGCGGGCCGATCGCCACCGACATGTACCTGCCGAGCCTGCCGTCGATCGCCGCCGGCTTTTCGGTCAGCCCCGGCGCCGCGCAGCGCACGCTGACCAGCTTCATGGCCGGCTTCTCGATCGGCATGCTGCTGTACGGCCCGCTGTCCGACACGTGGGGCCGCCGGCCCGTGCTGCTCGGCGGGATCGCGCTGTTCACGCTCGCGAGCGTCGGCTGCTTCGTGTCGGGCTCGATCGACATGCTGATCGTCGTGCGCTTCCTGCAGGCGCTCGGCGCCGGCGCCGCGTCGGTGCTCGCGCGTGCGATCGCACGCGACGCGCACGAGCCGAGCGACGCGGCGAAGGTGCTGTCGATGGTCGCGATCGTCACCGCGGTCGGGCCGCTGCTCGCGCCGCTGATCGGCGGCCAGATCCTGCGCTTCGCCGGCTGGCGTGGCGTGTTCGTCGTGCTGGCCGTGTTCGGCGCGATCTGCGCGACGACCGCGTATCTGCGGGTGCCCGAAACCTGGCCGAAGGAGCGGCGCAAGAGTGCGGCCGTGCTCGCGTCATTCGCATCGTACGGGCGCATCCTGTCCGACCCGGTCGCATGGGGGCACATGCTGTGCGGCGGGATGGCGTTCGCGTCGATGTTCTCGTACATCACCGCGACGCCGTTCGTGTACATCGAGTATTTCCACGTGTCGCCGCAGCACTACGGGCTGCTGTTCGGCCTGAACGTCGTCGGGATCATGATCGGCAACTTCGCGAACACGCGCCTCGTCGGCCGCGTCGGTTCGCTGCGCATCATCGCGGCCGCGTCGCTCGTGAGCTGCGTCGCGTCGCTCGCGGTCGCGCTCGTCGCGCTGACGGGGTGGGGCGGGCTGTGGTCGATCGTCGTGTGTCTGTTCTTCGTCGTCGGCGTGGTCGGGATCCTGTCCGCGAACTGCACGACCGACCTCATGCACCGCTATCCGCACAACGCGGGCGCGTCGGCGGCCGTGTTCGGCGCGATGCAGCTCGCGCTCGGCGCGCTGGCGAGCGTGGCGATCGGCGTACTCGCGGACGGCACGCCGTTCGCGATGGGCGTGACGATCGGCGTGTCGGGCCTGCTGTGTTTCGCCGGGCGCTACCTCGTGCTGCGCTGGCACGGCCGGCCGGTGAAAGCGGGCGCCTGA
- a CDS encoding riboflavin synthase yields the protein MFTGIVAAVGRIESIAPLGTSADAGVRLTVQAGGLDLADVALGDSIAIQGACMTVIAKTDTAFDVDVSRESLNRTVGLAQPGEVNLEKALRAHDRLGGHIVSGHVDGLGTVSRFAPVGESHELRIVAPRELGRYLAYKGSITVNGVSLTVNTIDDRADGCEFSINLIPHTVEVTTLRHVKAGDKVNLEVDMIARYVERMLSSSQGVHQD from the coding sequence ATGTTTACCGGAATTGTCGCGGCCGTCGGCCGCATCGAATCGATCGCCCCGCTCGGCACGTCGGCCGACGCCGGCGTACGCCTGACCGTGCAGGCCGGCGGGCTCGACCTGGCCGATGTCGCGCTCGGCGACAGCATCGCGATCCAGGGCGCGTGCATGACGGTGATCGCAAAGACCGATACCGCGTTCGACGTCGACGTGTCGCGCGAAAGCCTGAACCGGACGGTCGGCCTCGCGCAGCCCGGCGAAGTGAATCTCGAGAAGGCGCTGCGCGCGCACGATCGCCTCGGCGGGCATATCGTGTCGGGCCATGTGGACGGCCTCGGTACCGTGTCGCGCTTCGCGCCGGTCGGCGAGTCGCACGAACTGCGGATCGTCGCGCCGCGCGAACTCGGCCGCTATCTCGCGTACAAGGGCTCGATCACGGTGAACGGCGTGAGCCTGACCGTCAATACGATCGACGATCGCGCGGACGGCTGCGAATTCTCGATCAACCTGATTCCGCATACGGTCGAAGTCACGACGCTGCGTCACGTGAAGGCCGGCGACAAGGTCAATCTCGAAGTCGACATGATCGCGCGGTACGTGGAGCGGATGCTGTCGTCGTCGCAGGGCGTGCATCAGGACTGA
- the ribBA gene encoding bifunctional 3,4-dihydroxy-2-butanone-4-phosphate synthase/GTP cyclohydrolase II — MTLASTLDIIAELKAGRMVILVDEEDRENEGDLVIAAEFVTPEAINFMAKYGRGLICLTLTQERCKQLHLPLMTYRNGTQYGTAFTVSIEAAEGVTTGISAADRAHTIATAVAHDVRPEHIVQPGHVFPIMAQPGGVLVRAGHTEAGCDFTALAGLTPAAVICEIIKDDGTMARLPDLIEFAKEHDLKIGTIADLIQYRSRTESIIERIAERTMQTAHGTFRAVLYRDQPSGSPHIALVRGMPSPDVDTPVRVHEPLSVLDLLETGISTHSWTLDAAMREIAERDLGVIVLLNCGDTKEHLIDVFKAFDEEERAAALKRRPVDFKTFGIGAQILRDVGVGKMQVLSNPRKLGSMSGYGLEVTGFIPMPGGEAKSCPASHA; from the coding sequence ATGACGCTCGCCTCCACGCTCGACATCATCGCCGAGCTGAAAGCCGGCCGGATGGTGATCCTGGTCGACGAAGAAGACCGCGAAAACGAGGGCGACCTCGTGATCGCCGCCGAATTCGTCACGCCGGAAGCGATCAACTTCATGGCCAAGTACGGCCGCGGCCTGATTTGTCTGACGTTGACGCAGGAACGCTGCAAGCAGCTGCACCTGCCGCTGATGACCTATCGCAACGGCACGCAGTACGGCACCGCGTTCACGGTCAGCATCGAAGCGGCCGAAGGCGTGACGACCGGCATCTCGGCCGCCGACCGCGCGCACACGATCGCCACGGCGGTCGCGCACGACGTGCGCCCCGAGCACATCGTGCAGCCGGGCCACGTGTTCCCGATCATGGCGCAACCGGGCGGCGTGCTCGTGCGCGCGGGCCACACCGAGGCCGGCTGCGACTTCACCGCGCTCGCGGGCCTCACGCCGGCCGCGGTGATCTGCGAGATCATCAAGGACGACGGCACGATGGCGCGCCTGCCGGACCTGATCGAATTCGCGAAGGAACACGACCTGAAGATCGGCACGATCGCCGACCTGATCCAGTACCGCAGCCGCACCGAATCGATCATCGAGCGGATCGCCGAGCGCACGATGCAGACCGCGCACGGCACGTTCCGCGCGGTGCTGTACCGCGACCAGCCGAGCGGCTCGCCGCACATCGCGCTGGTGCGCGGCATGCCGTCGCCCGACGTCGATACGCCAGTGCGCGTGCACGAGCCGCTGTCGGTGCTCGACCTGCTCGAGACGGGCATCTCGACGCACTCGTGGACGCTCGACGCCGCGATGCGCGAGATCGCGGAACGCGACCTCGGCGTGATCGTGCTGCTCAACTGCGGCGATACGAAGGAACACCTGATCGACGTCTTCAAGGCGTTCGACGAGGAAGAAAGGGCCGCTGCGCTCAAGCGCCGGCCGGTCGATTTCAAGACGTTCGGCATCGGCGCGCAGATCCTGCGCGATGTCGGCGTCGGCAAGATGCAGGTGCTGTCGAATCCGCGCAAGCTGGGCAGCATGTCCGGCTACGGCCTCGAAGTCACGGGCTTCATTCCGATGCCCGGCGGCGAGGCCAAGTCCTGCCCGGCGTCCCACGCGTAA
- the hemL gene encoding glutamate-1-semialdehyde 2,1-aminomutase, whose protein sequence is MSNNQILFERAQKTIPGGVNSPVRAFRSVGGTPRFVARAQGPYFWDADGKQYIDYIGSWGPMIVGHVHPEVLSAVQNVLADGFSFGAPTEAEIEIAEEICKLVPSIEQVRMVSSGTEATMSALRLARGFTGRSRIVKFEGCYHGHADSLLVKAGSGLLTFGNPTSAGVPADIAKHTTVLEYNNVAALEEAFGAFGDEIAAVIVEPVAGNMNLVRGTPEFLNALRALCTKHGAVLIFDEVMCGFRVALGGAQAHYGIAADLTCLGKVIGGGMPAAAFGGRRDIMAHLAPLGGVYQAGTLSGNPIAVAAGLKTLQLIQAPGFYDALTAQTKRLADGLAAEARAAGVPFAADSIGAMFGLYFAERVPGSFAEVTKSDTERFNRFFHLMLDEGVYFAPSAYEAGFVSSTHDDTVIDATLAAARRAFAALAA, encoded by the coding sequence ATGTCCAACAATCAGATCCTCTTCGAACGCGCCCAGAAGACCATTCCGGGCGGCGTCAACTCGCCGGTACGCGCGTTCCGTTCGGTCGGTGGCACGCCGCGCTTCGTCGCGCGCGCGCAAGGCCCGTATTTCTGGGATGCCGACGGCAAGCAGTACATCGACTACATCGGTTCGTGGGGCCCGATGATCGTCGGCCATGTCCATCCGGAAGTGCTGTCGGCCGTGCAGAACGTGCTCGCCGACGGCTTCTCGTTCGGCGCGCCGACCGAAGCCGAGATCGAGATCGCCGAGGAAATCTGCAAGCTCGTGCCGTCGATCGAGCAGGTGCGGATGGTGTCGAGCGGCACCGAGGCCACGATGAGCGCGCTGCGTCTCGCGCGCGGTTTCACGGGCCGCAGCCGCATCGTGAAGTTCGAGGGCTGCTACCACGGCCACGCGGACAGTCTGCTGGTCAAGGCCGGCTCGGGCCTGCTGACGTTCGGCAATCCGACGTCGGCTGGTGTGCCCGCCGACATCGCGAAGCACACGACCGTCCTCGAATACAACAACGTCGCCGCGCTCGAGGAAGCCTTCGGCGCGTTCGGCGACGAAATCGCCGCGGTGATCGTCGAGCCGGTGGCCGGCAACATGAACCTCGTGCGCGGCACGCCCGAATTCCTGAACGCGCTGCGCGCGCTGTGCACGAAGCACGGCGCCGTGCTGATCTTCGACGAGGTGATGTGCGGGTTCCGCGTCGCGCTCGGCGGCGCGCAGGCGCACTACGGGATCGCGGCCGACCTCACCTGCCTCGGCAAGGTGATCGGCGGCGGGATGCCGGCCGCCGCGTTCGGCGGCCGCCGCGACATCATGGCCCACCTCGCGCCGCTCGGCGGCGTCTACCAGGCCGGCACGCTGTCGGGCAACCCGATCGCGGTCGCCGCGGGCCTGAAGACGCTGCAGCTGATCCAGGCGCCGGGCTTCTACGACGCGCTCACCGCGCAGACGAAGCGGCTCGCCGACGGCCTCGCGGCCGAAGCGCGCGCGGCCGGCGTGCCGTTCGCGGCCGACTCGATCGGCGCGATGTTCGGCCTGTACTTCGCCGAGCGCGTGCCGGGCAGCTTCGCGGAAGTCACGAAGAGCGACACCGAGCGCTTCAACCGCTTCTTCCACCTGATGCTCGACGAGGGCGTGTACTTCGCGCCGTCGGCCTACGAGGCGGGTTTCGTGTCGAGCACCCACGACGACACGGTGATCGACGCGACGCTCGCGGCCGCGCGCCGCGCGTTCGCGGCACTCGCCGCCTGA
- the ribD gene encoding bifunctional diaminohydroxyphosphoribosylaminopyrimidine deaminase/5-amino-6-(5-phosphoribosylamino)uracil reductase RibD has translation MFSDTDFAHMQRALALAARGMYTTAPNPRVGCVIVKHGEVIGEGFTQPAGQDHAEVQALKDARARGHDVAGSTVYVTLEPCSHFGRTPPCANALIDARVAKVVAAMEDPNPQVSGRGLGMLRDAGIDVRCGLLAHEAGELNIGFVSRMTRGRPWVRMKTAASLDGRTALPSGESQWITGEAARLDGHAWRARACAILTGIGTVREDNPLLTVRGIDTPRQPQRILVDSRLDLPLDARLLEGAPLLIFCGRLDAAGEVRANVLKSRGAEIVPLANAHGKVDLPAMLAALGARGVNELHVEAGHKLNGSLLRERCVDELLVYLAPSLLGADAAGMFDLAAPASLDARTRLSFHGIERIGDDLRILARLASPDASH, from the coding sequence ATGTTCTCGGATACCGATTTCGCCCACATGCAGCGCGCGCTCGCGCTCGCCGCGCGCGGCATGTACACGACCGCGCCGAATCCGCGCGTCGGCTGCGTGATCGTCAAGCACGGCGAGGTGATCGGCGAAGGCTTCACGCAGCCGGCCGGCCAGGATCACGCGGAAGTGCAGGCGCTGAAGGACGCGCGTGCGCGCGGCCACGACGTCGCGGGCTCGACCGTGTACGTGACGCTCGAACCGTGCAGTCATTTCGGCCGCACGCCGCCGTGTGCGAACGCGCTGATCGACGCGCGCGTCGCGAAGGTCGTCGCGGCGATGGAAGACCCGAATCCGCAGGTGTCGGGCCGCGGCCTCGGGATGCTGCGCGATGCGGGCATCGACGTGCGCTGCGGGCTGCTCGCGCACGAGGCCGGCGAGCTGAACATCGGCTTCGTGTCACGGATGACGCGCGGCCGCCCGTGGGTGCGGATGAAGACCGCCGCATCGCTCGACGGCCGCACCGCGCTGCCGTCCGGCGAAAGCCAGTGGATCACCGGCGAGGCCGCGCGCCTCGACGGGCACGCGTGGCGCGCCCGCGCGTGCGCGATCCTCACCGGCATCGGCACCGTGCGCGAGGACAATCCGCTGCTGACCGTGCGCGGCATCGACACGCCGCGTCAGCCGCAACGCATCCTCGTGGACAGCCGCCTCGACCTGCCGCTCGACGCGCGGCTGCTCGAAGGCGCGCCGCTGCTGATCTTCTGCGGCCGGCTCGACGCCGCCGGCGAGGTCCGCGCGAACGTGCTGAAGTCGCGCGGCGCGGAAATCGTGCCGCTCGCGAACGCGCACGGCAAGGTCGACCTGCCCGCGATGCTGGCGGCGCTCGGCGCGCGCGGCGTCAACGAGCTGCACGTCGAGGCCGGCCACAAGCTCAACGGTTCGCTGCTGCGCGAACGGTGCGTCGACGAATTGCTGGTGTATCTGGCGCCGAGCCTGCTGGGCGCCGACGCGGCCGGCATGTTCGATCTCGCCGCGCCGGCGAGCCTCGATGCGCGCACCCGACTGTCGTTCCACGGTATCGAGCGGATCGGCGACGACTTGCGGATCCTCGCGCGGCTCGCGTCGCCCGACGCCTCTCACTGA